TGCCACCGATACCCACGACGCCGTGCCAGGCAACTGGGCGTGGTGCGGCAAACCAATTCCATCGCCGCTGGGGATCCCGGCCGGGCCGCTGTTAAACGGCCGTTGGGTGCTGCACTATGCGAACCTGGGATTCGACGTCCTGGTCTACAAGACCGTCCGCAGTGCGGCGCGTGAATGTTACGACCTGCCGAACCTTGTCCCCGTGGCGACGAAACAGCTAACAGCGCCCGGCGAGCTCTTACCGCAATCCAGCGACATGCTCGGCAGTTGGGCGGTTTCTTTTGGCATGCCGTCGCAGCTACCGGATGTGTGGCGCAGGGACGTGGAAGAAACTCGCGGTCGACTTGCTTCAGAAAAGCTGCTTGTTGTTTCGGTCGTGGGAACTCAGAACGAAACGATCACTGATCCGGATGCATCGCTGAATCAACTGGCTGACGACTTCGCTCAATGCGCCAAATGGGCGTTGGAAAGCGGAGCAGACGGCGTGGAAGCCAACTTTTCGTGTCCGAATGTGTCGACCGCCGACGGGCAACTTTTTCAGCAACCCACAGCGGCAGCCTTTGTCGCACAACGAATTCGAACCGCCATTGGCGACGCAAAGCTGGTGCTGAAAATCGGTCGAGTCGCGACAGAAGACGACGCGGCCAAATTACTGAAGCACGTCGGCCCGTGGATCGACGGACTGGCCATGACAAACTCCGTGGCCGCAAGAGTCACCGGCCCACACGGCCAACTATTGTTCGAAGGCCAGTCGCGAGGAATCTGCGGCGACGCGACTCGCGAAACAAGCGTCCAGCAAACGTCGATGTTTCGAAAACTGGCGACCGAAGCAGGGCAGACGCTGGACCTAATCGGCGTCGGCGGAATTTCGACGGCCGAACACGTGCAGCAGTTTTTACAAGCCGGAGCCAATTCCGTGGCCATCGCCACTGCCGCAATGGTGCAGCCGGAAGTTGGGCTGAAGATTCGCCAGGCACTAAGCTGATTCACGCGAAACACCGCTCGACAACATGTAAGAAATTCAATCGATGAATTGCATGTTTCGCGGTGACGACGGCGCCGGATAGCGAAAAAGCTCGGTCCTGAATGGAACCGAGCTTCTGTCGACAAGTCTAATTTGGCGAACGTGGCCGTTTAAATTCGGCCGTGCACGCACTCTACAGATTCAGCACGCCTTCACGTTCGGGCTGGTACTGAAGTTCTTTAAGCTTCATTTCGTGTTCACCGTTGGCGTTCTGCCATCGGATGACTTCGCCGGAACGTCGTCCCAGAACGGCCATCCCCATCGGGTTCAGAATTGACAACCGGTTGTCGAAGATGTCAGCGTCAACCGGGTACACAAGGTTATAAGTGTCCGTCACATCGAAGTCCGCATCGTACAGGCACACCGTTGAATTCATTGTCACCACGTCAGGAGGAACGCTTTCGGGAGAAACGATTTCCGCCTGCTCCAGTTCCGCACGAAACGCTTCCAGTTGAGCGTCCGGCCCAACGGATTGAGTGAGGGCGTTTGTTAGAACGGCCGCCAGTTTTTGTTGATCCAGTGCGGTAATAATTCGTCGATCGGTAGACATTTTCAATTCCTGGTTGGACTTGCGGCACTCAAAAATTAGCGCAGCAAGAGTTGTAAAGGTGACGATAAATTTATTCTGAAGAAGCGTGCGGCATAGCCCGCATGTGTCAACTTGCGCCCGCAAACGTCAACTGCAGCCGACGATTGTCGACTTCCGTTGACACTTCCTGCAGCCGACATTCAGCGTGCGGCGGCACGCCAATGCTCAGCAACCGGCCACCCACTTTTAGTGAAACGTGCGTGTGCGAAAACGGACAGTATTCCTCGCGACAATGCTGGATCGCCAGCAGCGTCAACTGGACGCCGTAATACGAATGGGCGTCACCAGTCACTAACACTGCGTCGTCGCCTGTTGCCTCAACGGCCACATTGCTGACATGACCGAATGTTCTGCGCTTCAACTCAGAAGACAGGCGATTCAGCCAGACGTTACGCACGTTCCATTGAACGTCAGACATTGAGACCTCTTTCAAACTGGCAGGCAGATCGGAATGATGCAGCTGCGGAGCCAGTCCTTTAAGCAAACTCGATGCCAGTCGAAATGAACTTCCTTGTTTGTTCGAAAAACGCCGCCCGATGGCCGCAGTAGGTTTGCGGCACCGCTTTCCTTCTGAACTATGAGCGACCGTCAGCGGTAGCGCAATCTACGTTTTGTTGTGGACGGTTCTGGCTGGTGGGAACGGGCCCTCGCAGGACCAAAACCGATTTCCGCGGCCAAAGGTCAGCGTTAAACGCTGTAGAATCAGAGAACATCATCTTGCCTGGCTGCCAATACGAGGCTAGACTAAAAGCATGTTCCGAGCCGTCCTCACAATCCTATTCATCTCGAATTTACTGGCCTGTCCGCTGCGCTGCACAACATGCGCTGCTGGCGTTTCCAGTGATGCGGATGCCGTGGCGCTCACGTGTGAATGCTGCCCTCTGGAACGAGAGACGGACACTTCACCGGATTCACAGGACCAGCCGTGCGACGATTGTTCGTGCGGCAGCTGTCTCTGTGAAGGTGCGACGCTGGATGCGAAACCGCAACTTGCGGCTGCGGCATCCTGGATCGCGACAGTTGCCCACCGGGTGACCGCGACTGAGCTGCTGGAAGCTCGCGACACTTATCGACGTTGCGGCAATGATGCAACGTCCGAATCAAGCCCGCATAGCGGACGCGCTGCGCTGATTGCACTTCAGCATTGGCAAATCTAGGTCGCGAAACCGGACCTCTGCCCCGCATCTGCACCTCGTGCAAACGCTTGCCGCTGCGTCTGTTTCCGTTGAACGGTAATGCCGCAACGTCTTGACGCATGCAGACTGCTTTGCAAGCTCCCGCGCTTTTTGAAGTTCGCTTCGATCGCTGAAGCTTACCGCGCAAGGTCAACTCCTGCTGACGAACCGCTGCTTGATTTTTCAACCACGTGGGCCTTCTACTCATGCTGCTTCCCTGGGAATACGGCGTTCGCAATTTGGCCCGCAGGCCGATGCGGACGGCACTAACACTCATTGCCCTGGCGACGGTCATAATGCTCGTGTTCGTCGTTGTGGGTTTTATTCGAGGACTCGAACGGTCGTTGGCAATCAGCGGCGATGACGATGTCGTATTGGTTTACTCAGTGAATTCAGAAGAGAACATTGAAAATTCTTCCATCGCCGCACGAACACCTTCGCTGCTAACGGCGAGTCTGGATGACACATGGAAGCGTTTTGGCGTAGTGCACGTGTCGCCCGAATTGTATCTCGGCACACGTGTGAAAACGCACGACGCAGTCAGCGGGCTGGGACTGGTGCGCGGCGTCACTCGCACAGCGCCACTGGTGCGGCGAGGCATCCGATTGGTCGAAGGGGATTGGCCGAGCGCAGGTGAGGTGATGGTCGGCAAGCTGGCAGCAGCCAAGTTAGGCACCACAGCTGAAGCGATGGCAATTGGCAAGACCCTGGAGTTCGAAGGAGCAATATGGACGATCAGCGGTCTATTCTCAGCCGGCGGCGCAGCGTTTGAATCAGAGGTCTGGTGCAATCTTGCGGACTTTCAGACCGCAACTAAACGGCAGGACCTGAGTCTCGTAGCAATGCTGATGGCGCCCGGAGCATCACTGGCGGAGGTGTCTTTGTTCTGCAAAGAAAGAACCGATCTGGAACTGCGAGCACTTCGCGAGACAGATTACTACGCAACACTGCAGCAACATTACAAGCCGGTGCGAGTCCTGGCATGGTTTGTGGTCGTGCTGGTATCTGGCGCCGGAATTTTCGCCGGCCTGAACATGATGTACGGCGCGGTGGCGGGGCGAATCCGCGAAATCGCGACTCTACAGGCGATTGGTTATCGTCGCCGAGCCATCTTACTAAGTCTTGTTCAGGAGGGCGTATTGCTCGCGGCGGCAGCGTCATTGTTGTCCGGGTTGATCGCACTCACGATGCTAAATGGCATGGCGGTGCGATTTACGATGGGAGCTTTCACTTTAGAAATTGACAGCGTCGCAGTCTTAATTGGCTGCGGCGTCGGATTGTTACTCGGAGTTTTGGGCGCGGTGCCACCAGCGGTCAAAGCCCATCGCGAATCGGTGGCGGTAAGTTTAAAAGCGGTGTGACCCGCTGTTTTTTCAGGAGAATACAATGAAGACATTTTGCATGCTGACTTTGATGATCACAGTGACAGCTGTTGTTGGCTGTTCAGACGGCAACAACAACGACGCGGCGCCGGTGGCCAACGCTGAACCCACCGGAAAGCAGTACATCGCCGCCAGTGAACCGACAGACGCAATGCCCGTCGGTGACGCGCGCGAAGCAGCGGAAGATCAACAGACCGTAACGCTGGTCGGCACGATCGGTGGATCTCGCGAACCATTCGTCGATGGCCTCGCCGCCTTCACGATTGTCGACCCAAAAGTCCCATACTGCGCGGCGGAAGAGGGCTGTCCGACTCCGTGGGACTACTGCTGTACTCAGGACCAAGTGAAGGACAACATCGCTACGGTCAAGATCGTCGATGAAGCCGGAAAGCCAGTCGAAGATGACGCACGAACGCTGCTGGGCGTGAAGGAACTTTCAACCGTCGTCGTACAGGGTACGGCTCAACGTGATGATGAAGGGAACCTGACAGTCGCGGCGAACAAGATATTTGTCCGCGGACCAGAGTAGAAAGCCGCGACAGCGTCAGCCCCTTCCTGCAAGCGTTTGCGGGACGGGGCTTTGGGGGCGGGACAACGACACTGGGATGAATTCATGACTCAACAGCAACTTGACCTTAGCAGGTTGGCACTCGATCGATCGCCAGCCAAATCAAACGCCTCGCCGCGGCGACGTCGTTGGGTATCGCGGTACGTGCTGCCGCTGGGCATTCTGCTGGGGTTTGTGGCCTTGTTGGTTGCTGCGGCTGGACGCCAGTTGCTTTCACAGAAGTCCGTTACAGTCGTGCCCGTAATTGTGAAGCGTGGCGAGGTCCAGCAGGCCGGAACAACTTTGTTTCAAGCTGCGGGCTGGATCGAACCACGTCCTACAGCCGTCAGCGTCGCGGCTCTGGCCCCAGGCGTCGTCGAAGAACTGCTGGTCGTGGAAGGTCAGCTGGTCACAAAAGGGGAACCAATCGCGCGTTTGATTTCCATCGATGCGGAACTCGCCGTTGAACAGGCCGAAACGACTCTGGCCATTCGCCAGGGAGAACTGCAACGTGCCGAAGCCGAACAAACGGCGGCCCGAATTCGACTAAAGAATCCCGTCCATCTGGAAGCGCAAAAAGCGGATGCTGAAAGTCTGCTTGCCAAAGCGACAACCGAACTCGAAAAACTCCCCTTTCTAATCACGGCCGCAAAAGCCGAGGTTGCGTTCACGCAGCGAAGTCGCGACGGAAAGCAATCGGCCGGTGACGCGGTGGCGGGCGTCATTGTTGACCGCGCAATCAAAGACCACGCGTCGGCAGTTGCCGAACTGGCCGAATTGCAAAAACGAGGGCCGAACCTGGAGCGCGAAGTGAAAGCTCTTCAGGCGAAAGTCGACGCGGTTCGTCAGCAACTCGCATTACTTGTAGAAGAACGCCGTCAGCTGGACGAAGCAACGGCGAAGGTCGCATCTGCGACCGCTCTTCGCGACGAAGCAAAGCTGAACCTGCGCCGAGCTCAACTGAACCTGGATCGAACTGTCGTCCGCGCACCGATGGAGGGGCGAGTTTTGCGGTTGGTTGCGTCACCGGGAACTCGCGTCATGGGCTTGCAACACACTGCCGGGCAAAGTTCCAGTACGGTGGTGCAAATGTACGACCCAGATCGTCTTCAGGTGCGAGCCGATGTTCGGCTTGAGGACGTCCCGATGGTCATTCCGGGCGCTCCGGTTGAAATCCAAACCGCGTCTTCCGGAAACGTAATTCTGGGGCGAGTTCTGCAATCCACCAGCTCGGCCAATATCCAAAAGAACACGTTGGAAGTGAAAGTCGAACTTCTTCAACCGCCGGCAATGATCAGACCGGAAATGCTGGTGACCGCCACTTTTTTAGCTCCGAAGCTGGAGACAACGTCAGAGGAACCGACGGAAACTGAACGCCTGTTTGTCCCCGAACAGTTGGTGCAATCGGTCGACGGCACGTCCGGTGTGTGGGTGGCGGATGCCAACGATCAGGCCGTCTTTCAGACCATCACGACAGGCGGTCAGGCGGCCGAAGGATTGGTGGAAGTCACCAGCGGCCTGAATGCGACGAGCAAACTGATTGTGTCGGGCCGCGATGGCCTGGAATCCGGTGCCCCCGTTGTTGTCAGCGGCGAAGACCAGTCGATCGGCGTCGGCAATTAACGAAAAGGGATGAAATCAAAATCATGGCATTAGTCACTTTAACCAACGTCAGCAAAAGCTTTCGCAAGGGCGATGAAACGATCACTCCGTTGGACGACATCAGTCTGGAAATTGACGAGGGCGAGTTCGTTTCATTGATGGGTCCCAGCGGAACTGGAAAAAGTACGCTGCTGAACCTCGTCAGTGGTATCGACCGTCCGGATTCCGGCACAATCACCGTGGCGGGTACCGAGGTGACTCGGCTGTCGCGCAGCAAACTCGCGGATTGGCGAGCGGCAAACCTTGGCTACATCTTTCAAACTCACAATTTAATCCCGGTACTGACAGCGTACGAAAACGTCGAGCTTCCAACTCTGCTGCTGCCGTTATCGCGAACAGAACGCCGACAGCGAGTAGAACTGGCTCTCGACGCGGTTGGGCTTAGTGATCGAGCAGACCACTATCCTCGCCAGTTGTCCGGCGGTCAGGAACAGCGAGTCGGAATCGCGCGTTCCATCGTTGTTCATCCGAAAGTCGTCGTGGCCGACGAACCGACAGGAAGCCTGGACACCGAAACCAGTGATCAGATTCAGGTGCTACTGCGTCGCCTGAATCAGGAATTGAACATCACGCTGTTGATGGTCACCCACGACAGCGACGTAGCGGCGATTGCATCACGCCAGTTGGTGCTGGACCGAGGAAAGTTTGTGGAGGGTTGAAGGTGAAAGGTTTTGGGTTGAGCGTTTAGGTGCTCGCTTCATCATGGAGATGCAAGTGATGTTTGGTCTTCAGAAGTTAGATGTGTGGGTGAAGGCCGTTGAGTTCGGTGACGAAACGTACCGAGTGACAAAGCTGTTTCCTGCCGATGAACGGTTTGGATTGACGAATCAGCTACGCCGGGCGGCCGTCTCCATCTCCTCCAACATTGCCGAAGGCAGTGGCCGACAATCCAACGCAGATTTTGCCCGTTTCCTTCGAATTTCCTACGGCTCACTAATGGAATGTGTATCACAACTACATGTTGCCAGCCGCCAGTCGTGCATTGACGAAGAGGATTTCAATGCGTTGACCCAGCGGGCCGACCAGATCGCAAGAATGCTTAGCGGACTCAGCAGCAGCCTGAACAAAAAACAATAGACCCTTCAACACTCAACACTCAACACTCAACACTGAACACTGAACACTCAACACTGAACACTCAACACTGAACACTCATCCCATGCTCGCCTACATCCTGAAAACTATTACGCGCCACCGTACTCGCACGCTGCTAACCGTGACCGGAGCGGCCGTGGCTATGTTTGTGTTCTGCTTTGTGGGTTCGGTTCAGGAAGGTCTGCACCGACTGACCACGGGAGCCGATGCCGATCGCAGCCTGATCGTCTTCCAGGAAAACCGCTTCTGCCCCACCAGTAGTCGGCTGCCGGAAGACTACTCGCAAAAGATCCGGGAAATTAGCGGCGTAAAAGACGTGATGCCAATTCAGGTCTGGACAAACAATTGTCGCGCGAGTTTGGATATTGTTGTCTTTAACGGAGCCAACCCGGCCCAGCTTCAGAAGACTCGTCCGATCCAACTGACTGATGGTTCATGGACTGCATTCAGTTCGCGACGCGACGCGGCCATCGTCGGCCGCAATGTCGCTCAACGGCGCAACCTGAAAGTAGGCGACCAGTTTTCCATCGGTGACATTTCTGTTCATGTGTCGGGAGTATTTTCGTCCGCGGTACCTTCCGAAGAAAATCTGATTTACACAAGCCTTGAGTTCCTGCAGTACACGCGTGGCCTGGATGCCGCCGGATTGGTCACTCAACATGAAGTGTTGCTGACCGCTGATGCCGCGCCTGATGTTGTCGCGTCGGAAATCGATGAGGCACTGCGATCCGGTCCCGTCACGACAACAACACGCCGCAAAGGCGCGTTCCAGGCCAGCACACTTTCCGACCTTGTCGACCTGATCGGCTTTGCTCACTGGCTTGGCTACGCCTGCGTGGGGCTGGTGTTGTCACTGGTGGCGACGACCACCGTGATGAGCGTTCAGGATCGCCTTAAAGAATACGCCGTGCTGCAGACCATCGGTGTGCGACCGATGCGGACCATGCGACTGGTGCTGGCGGAAAGCACAATCCTGTGTGTTATTGGTGGCCTCGTGGGCACTCTACTGGCAACGGCTGCACTTGCGATCGGTGGTTTTGCCATTGGCGCCGAAGGAGCCACAATCGCCTTTCGTCCCTCGTTAAGCCTGGTGCTGTCCGGCACGGCTGTTTCGCTAATGGTGGGCATCGCGGCCGGAATCGCTCCGGCGATTCAAGCGGCTACTGTGCCAATCGTTGACGCGTTGCAGCAAACGTGACGGATCCAAACACGGTGATGCGCTAATCACAGCGAAGTCTGCCGAGCTATTCCGGATCGTTCTCTTCAATTCCAGACCGAATCTTCTCCATCAGGCGGTTAACTTCTTTGAGCTCCGCTCGGGTTAACCCGCCACTGAGCTGTTCGTGCAACTTCAGCAAAGGCTTGTCGATGCGCTTAAGCAACTTCTTTGCTGTTGGCGTAATTTCTACGTAGACGACTCGCCGGTCTTCTTCACAGCGTCGGCGGCAAACCAGATCCTGCTTTTCCAGCCGGTCGATCAGCCCAGTGATTGCTGGGACAATTTGCACCATTCGCTCGCCAATTTCCAGACAAGGCAATGGACGCCCTTCGCCACGCAGGATACGTAGGACGTTGTACTGCGATGTCGTAAGTCCGTATTCGCGAAAGAATCGGCCGAAGCGGTTGTGCAAGAGATCCGAAGTTCGCAGCACGTTCAGGTTCACTTCCTGCTCGAGCAAGTCGAACGGCTCTCTCTTTTTTAGCTCCCGCTGTAATCTGCTGCCTGTCATCTTGCCTGTTCCTTGATTGGAAGGTACCCTACGTGTAAATAGTTGTCACGTCAATTAAATACGAGCCCTGCCTTGAATCCTTTTTTCTACCATTTCAGCCCGTCAACTGACACCGTTTCTGTGTCCACAGCGGTTCGACCGCTTGTTGCCACGCTTCTGTGTGGCTGCCTAGCCGTAGTGCCGGGCTGCGAAAAAACAGATTCTGCGCCACCACAGATGCCGCCGCCGACCATGACGGTCGCTCAACCGGTACGCAAGCAAATTGTCGAATGGGATGCATACACCGGTCGGTTGGAACCCGTCGACTTTGTGGAAGTGCGAGCTCGCGTGGGCGGCTATTTGCAGTCAATTCACTTCGACGAAGGACAAATCGTAAACAAGGGCGATTTGCTGTTTGTGATTGATGCTCGTCCATTTGTTGCCGAATTAAACAGCGCCGAAGCGGCGCTTAGTCAGTCCAAATCTCAACTGCAGCAGACGAAAGCCAAACTGCTGGAAGCGAAAGCTCAGCAACAACAATCGGCCGCTCAGTTGCAACTGGCGGAAGCTCGAGTCAAGCGGGCTCGCAGCCTGGAAGGGCAAAACGCAATCGCACCTGAAGAACTGGATCAGCGAGAAGCAGAATTCCTGCAGGCTCAGGCTGATGTGGCTGCCAGCAAAGCGGCCGCCAGTTCTGCCGAAGCCGCAATCGCAACCGCGGCGGCCGCCGTCGAATCGGCGGAAGCGGGAGTCGAAGCGGCTCAACTAAACGTCGATTACACCAACATCCACGCACCGATCACCGGGCGCATCAGTCGTGAATACGCGAATCAGGGAAACCTGATCAGCGGCGGCACAGCCCAATCAACACTATTAACAACGATTACATCGGTCGAACCTATCTATTGCACCTTCGACGCCAACGAACAGCAGGTGTTGAAGTATGTACGCCTCGCCAAATCCGGCGCACGTAAAAGTAGTCGAGAAGCCAAGAACCCCGTGTTCCTGGGTCTGGTTGACGAAACAGGGTTCCCTCACCAGGGCCACATGGACTTCGTCGACAACCGGCTTGATGCAAACACCGCCAGCATGCGAGCTCGTTGCATTTTTCCGAATGAAGACCAACTGTTGCTGGCTGGCATGTTTGCTCGGATTCGCATTCCCGGCAGCGCTGGCTACGAAGCCGTGCTGATTCCGGATTCCGCAATCGGCACCGATCAATCGTCGCAATTTGTTTACATCGTGGTGGACGGGAAAATCGAACGGCGAGCCATCACACCGGGCCCGATTGTGGATGGCTTGCGAGTGATCCGGAAAGGCCTGACCGGCGATGAGTCACTGGTGATTGAAGGCTTGCTGCAGGCTCGACCTGAAATGGAAGTGAAGACTAAAGACGGCACGATTGAAGTCGTTGAAGATGGTCTTCCCGACGACTACCAGCCCTTGCCACCGGACGAGTGGATCGAAAAGAGTGACGATGTTCAGCAGGAAAGTGAAAAGGACGACAAGTAACCCCGAAACGCATCCTGACTCAGTCTCCCACCTTTCTAACTCGTAGCTCACTTCCATCATGAAGTTCCCTCACTTCTTTATCGAACGTCCCATCTTTGCCACAGTGCTTTCGTTTCTGATCGTACTGGTCGGCGGGATCACGTATTTCTCGTTGCCTGTTTCGCAGTACCCGAACGTTGCGCCACCCACAATTCTGGTGCGTGCGAGTTATCCGGGAGCAACCCCGCAGGTGATCGCGGACACCGTTGCCACGCCGATTGAGCAGGAAATGAACGGCGTGGACGACATGCTGTACATGGAATCGTCGTCCAGTGCCGACGGAACCATGCAGCTGACCGTCACCTTCAAACTGGGCACCGACCTCGACGACGCTCAGGTTCTGGTACAGAACCGAGTGGCCGTCGCCGAATCGCGTTTGCCTGAACAGGTACGGCAGATTGGCGTGACCACGACCAAGCAAATTCCCGACATGCTGATGGTCGTGCATTTGAATTCGCCGGATGAAAGCCGCGACGAATTGTACATCAGTAACTTCGCGTACCTGCGAATTCGCGACGCGTTGATGCGGCTGGACGGTGTCGGCGACATTCGTATCGCTGGCGGTAACGAATACGCGATGCGAGTCTGGCTGGACATCGAAAAGATGACGCACGTGGACCTCACGGCGGGCGACGTCGTCCAGGCAATTCGTCAGCAGAACGTGCAGGTCGCAGCGGGTGTCATCGGACAGCCCCCAACAGACAAGACGGGCGCGTTTCAACTAAACGTCACAACTCAGGGACGCTTGCGCGAAACAGATGAATTCGGCGACATCATTGTCAAACGCGGCGAAGACGGTCGCGTGACGCGGCTGGCCGACGTGGCTCGACTGGAACTTGGTGCTCAGGACTATTCGCGATTGAGCTACCTTGATGGCAACCCGGCGATTGCTGTGTTGGTCTATCAACGGCCGGGCACAAACGCCGTCGACACAGCGGCCGAAGTCCAGCAGACGATGGCTGAGATGAGGAAAGACTTTCCGGAAGGCGTCGACTACGAAGTTGCCTACAACCCGACAAAATTCGTGGAAGATTCAATCGACGAAGTTTTCAACACGCTGTTAATCACGACAGTCTTCGTGGTCCTCACCGTGTTCATGTTTCTGCACAACTGGCGTCCGACCATCATTCCCGTGGTCGCCATTCCGATTTCGCTGATCGGAACTTTTGCCTGTATGCAGGGACTTGGCGTGACATTGAATACGCTGTCATTGTTCGGCCTCGTGCTGGCGATTGGAATCGTGGTGGACGACGCTATTGTCGTTGTGGAAAATGTTGAGAGGCTGATTGCGGAAGGCCTTGCGCCGCGCGAAGCCACGCATAAAGCGATGGACGAAGTGGGGTCTGCGCTGATAGCGACAACGCTGGTGTTGATCGCCGTGTTCGTCCCGACCGTATTCGTCCCCAGCATCAGCGGGAAGTTCTATCAACAGTTCGCGTTGACGATTTCGATCTCAACCGCGATTTCGACATTCGTCTCTTTAACGTTGACGCCGGCGTTGTGTGCGTTGCTGCTGAAGCCACCGCGAGAGGCCCGTCAAACTGAAACCCAATTTTCTCGCTTGCTGTCTGCTCCGGCGAAACTGTTTAATCGTACCTTCGATATTACCAGTTGCATTTACGCCAGCGTCATTTCTCGGCTGGTGCGTTTTTCGGCCATTGCTCTGATTTTGTACGTCGGACTTTTGGTGTGCACGTGGTACAGCTTTGGAATGGTGCCGACCGGCTTCATTCCTCAACAGGACCAGGGCTATCTGATTGTTGCGATTCGCCTGCCCGATGGAGCATCGCTGGCGCGAACCGATGAAGTCACAAAAAAAGTAGCGGCGATCGGCAGCGAAATTGACGGCGTCGCTCATGCCGTCGGAATCGTCGGGCTGTCAGGAGCGACGTTCACGATCAGCCCAAACGCCGCGGTGTCGTTTCTTCCATTAGAAGATGCCAAAGAACGAGCGGCGCGCGGACGCGGCGCGGACGTCATCGCCGCCGACATGCGTCAAGCGGTGGCCGATATTAATGAAGCTCAGGTCTTCATTATTCCGCCGCCACCCGTGCGCGGGATCGGCCGTGGCGGCGGATACAAAATGTATGTCCAGGACCAGGGCGGCGCCGGAACGGCCGTTCTGAACCAAGTAGCAGACAGCATGGTGGCCCAGGCGAATCAACAGCCAGGCCTGCTGCAGGTGTTTTCGAACTTCCGCATGAGCGTGCCGCAGATCTACGCGGACGTGGATCGCACGAAGGCACAGATGCTGGATATTCCGATGAGCAACGTGTTTGAAGCGCTGCAGGTTTATCTGGGTTCGACTTACGTCAACGACTTCAACTTGCTGGGCAGAACGTACCGCGTGACCGCTCAGGCAGAACCCGAATTTCGTGATGAACCGAGTGACATTCTGCGCTTGCGAACTCGCAGCGCACGAGGCGCGAGCGTGCCGTTGGGTGCAGTCGTGGAACTTAAACGCATTGCCGGGCCCGACCGTTTGGTGCGATTCAATCTGTATCCGGCGGCCGACCTGAACGGCAGCACGCAACCCGGTTTCAGCACCGGGCAATCGCTGGAGACGATGGAAAATCTGGCAGCACAAACGCTTCCGCCCGGGTTCGGCTACGCATGGACAGAACTTGCCTATCAGGAAAAGCAGGCTGGCAACACGATCATGTATCTGTTTCCGCTGGCGGTGCTGTTTGTGTTTTTGGCACTGGCCGCTCAATACGAAAGCTGGCTGCTGCCATTGGCCATCATTCTGATTGTGCCGCTGTGCCTGTTGTTCGCGATGGTCGGAATCTGGTTCCGTGGTATGGATAACAACATTCTGACTCAGATTGGATTCATCGTATTAATTGGCCTCGCATGCAAGAACGCCATCCTGATTGTCGAATTCGCCAAGGCGGAAGAAGACAAAGGAAAGGACCGTTTTCAGGCGGCGATTGATGCCTGTCGCATGCGACTGCGGCCCATTTTGATGACAGCCTTCTCATTCATTTTAGGCGTGATTCCGCTGC
This DNA window, taken from Fuerstiella marisgermanici, encodes the following:
- a CDS encoding GreA/GreB family elongation factor, with translation MSTDRRIITALDQQKLAAVLTNALTQSVGPDAQLEAFRAELEQAEIVSPESVPPDVVTMNSTVCLYDADFDVTDTYNLVYPVDADIFDNRLSILNPMGMAVLGRRSGEVIRWQNANGEHEMKLKELQYQPEREGVLNL
- a CDS encoding ABC transporter permease, giving the protein MLLPWEYGVRNLARRPMRTALTLIALATVIMLVFVVVGFIRGLERSLAISGDDDVVLVYSVNSEENIENSSIAARTPSLLTASLDDTWKRFGVVHVSPELYLGTRVKTHDAVSGLGLVRGVTRTAPLVRRGIRLVEGDWPSAGEVMVGKLAAAKLGTTAEAMAIGKTLEFEGAIWTISGLFSAGGAAFESEVWCNLADFQTATKRQDLSLVAMLMAPGASLAEVSLFCKERTDLELRALRETDYYATLQQHYKPVRVLAWFVVVLVSGAGIFAGLNMMYGAVAGRIREIATLQAIGYRRRAILLSLVQEGVLLAAAASLLSGLIALTMLNGMAVRFTMGAFTLEIDSVAVLIGCGVGLLLGVLGAVPPAVKAHRESVAVSLKAV
- a CDS encoding efflux RND transporter periplasmic adaptor subunit; translation: MTQQQLDLSRLALDRSPAKSNASPRRRRWVSRYVLPLGILLGFVALLVAAAGRQLLSQKSVTVVPVIVKRGEVQQAGTTLFQAAGWIEPRPTAVSVAALAPGVVEELLVVEGQLVTKGEPIARLISIDAELAVEQAETTLAIRQGELQRAEAEQTAARIRLKNPVHLEAQKADAESLLAKATTELEKLPFLITAAKAEVAFTQRSRDGKQSAGDAVAGVIVDRAIKDHASAVAELAELQKRGPNLEREVKALQAKVDAVRQQLALLVEERRQLDEATAKVASATALRDEAKLNLRRAQLNLDRTVVRAPMEGRVLRLVASPGTRVMGLQHTAGQSSSTVVQMYDPDRLQVRADVRLEDVPMVIPGAPVEIQTASSGNVILGRVLQSTSSANIQKNTLEVKVELLQPPAMIRPEMLVTATFLAPKLETTSEEPTETERLFVPEQLVQSVDGTSGVWVADANDQAVFQTITTGGQAAEGLVEVTSGLNATSKLIVSGRDGLESGAPVVVSGEDQSIGVGN
- a CDS encoding ABC transporter ATP-binding protein, whose amino-acid sequence is MALVTLTNVSKSFRKGDETITPLDDISLEIDEGEFVSLMGPSGTGKSTLLNLVSGIDRPDSGTITVAGTEVTRLSRSKLADWRAANLGYIFQTHNLIPVLTAYENVELPTLLLPLSRTERRQRVELALDAVGLSDRADHYPRQLSGGQEQRVGIARSIVVHPKVVVADEPTGSLDTETSDQIQVLLRRLNQELNITLLMVTHDSDVAAIASRQLVLDRGKFVEG
- a CDS encoding four helix bundle protein, which codes for MFGLQKLDVWVKAVEFGDETYRVTKLFPADERFGLTNQLRRAAVSISSNIAEGSGRQSNADFARFLRISYGSLMECVSQLHVASRQSCIDEEDFNALTQRADQIARMLSGLSSSLNKKQ
- a CDS encoding ABC transporter permease, coding for MLAYILKTITRHRTRTLLTVTGAAVAMFVFCFVGSVQEGLHRLTTGADADRSLIVFQENRFCPTSSRLPEDYSQKIREISGVKDVMPIQVWTNNCRASLDIVVFNGANPAQLQKTRPIQLTDGSWTAFSSRRDAAIVGRNVAQRRNLKVGDQFSIGDISVHVSGVFSSAVPSEENLIYTSLEFLQYTRGLDAAGLVTQHEVLLTADAAPDVVASEIDEALRSGPVTTTTRRKGAFQASTLSDLVDLIGFAHWLGYACVGLVLSLVATTTVMSVQDRLKEYAVLQTIGVRPMRTMRLVLAESTILCVIGGLVGTLLATAALAIGGFAIGAEGATIAFRPSLSLVLSGTAVSLMVGIAAGIAPAIQAATVPIVDALQQT
- a CDS encoding MarR family winged helix-turn-helix transcriptional regulator, which translates into the protein MTGSRLQRELKKREPFDLLEQEVNLNVLRTSDLLHNRFGRFFREYGLTTSQYNVLRILRGEGRPLPCLEIGERMVQIVPAITGLIDRLEKQDLVCRRRCEEDRRVVYVEITPTAKKLLKRIDKPLLKLHEQLSGGLTRAELKEVNRLMEKIRSGIEENDPE